Proteins encoded together in one Hydrogenobacter hydrogenophilus window:
- a CDS encoding helicase HerA domain-containing protein, with protein MAGGELIEELKNALRSAQESIKIVSAWIKGDILESLLQDIREDVKVEVFLRAGERKDMDITDFRVFKAVRSVKGKIYLNPRLHAKFLIIDDSRAFVGSANLTYAGTQQGNFEAVVEITDPIKLKELLLLYQALKDESEEIQQDTVALVLSSENSLSSHVLLLEDLPEQCFLKTPTERGILLCKLIAVKTQGLEESILWGKTADKDWLIAFLKACANETGNLKIGEVRIMCEYRKVKEEEKESYFGVPLKPLKVGTQLLRVKGDDQDMQKIMSMNLSGYPMEKKAFVGKILNTDVDVYVDITKVSSMHMAVIGTTGAGKTTFIRRLIEHAQSEGIQFFVIDVFGEYYEKLKVNKERIEYVKIPYTLFPIQAEDLKDILRAYGIGIEERTTEEKAFFTNLRKYLKPDLELICYKEMNLEELLISSAPTSLKSHVKDFLNALMRDFGPASVKNQKDVYFMLLEGLRSNKDIVVFDFKDVLNLDARTNMVGLLMKEVFILSRLDGKKRLVILEEAHNFAPERGALDVPFGRENLSYLMAKRIALEGRKFGVGLIAITQRPANISKYILSQLNTQAVFRLITKNDLDAVSVFFGEGQMELLRLLPSLRPGTLFLSGIAVPFSMLVSIEL; from the coding sequence ATGGCAGGTGGGGAGCTTATAGAAGAGCTAAAAAATGCACTCCGATCGGCTCAGGAAAGTATAAAGATAGTGTCTGCTTGGATAAAGGGGGACATCCTTGAAAGTCTTCTCCAAGATATCAGAGAAGATGTGAAGGTAGAGGTCTTCCTTAGGGCTGGAGAAAGGAAAGATATGGACATTACTGACTTTAGGGTTTTTAAGGCAGTCAGAAGCGTAAAGGGGAAAATATACCTAAACCCAAGGCTTCACGCTAAGTTCCTTATAATTGATGACAGTAGGGCTTTTGTAGGTTCTGCTAACCTCACTTATGCAGGAACACAGCAAGGTAATTTTGAGGCAGTTGTTGAGATCACAGACCCTATTAAACTCAAGGAACTTCTTCTTCTTTACCAAGCGCTAAAGGATGAATCTGAAGAGATACAGCAAGATACAGTCGCATTGGTCCTCTCCTCTGAAAACTCCCTATCCTCTCACGTCTTACTCCTTGAGGACCTTCCAGAACAGTGCTTTCTCAAAACACCAACAGAAAGGGGAATCTTACTCTGTAAGCTCATCGCAGTAAAGACCCAAGGCTTAGAAGAAAGTATTCTTTGGGGAAAGACTGCAGATAAAGACTGGCTTATAGCTTTTCTGAAAGCTTGTGCTAACGAAACAGGAAACCTAAAAATAGGTGAAGTAAGGATCATGTGCGAGTATAGGAAGGTAAAAGAAGAGGAGAAAGAGAGTTATTTTGGCGTACCTTTAAAACCTTTGAAAGTGGGAACACAACTTCTGAGAGTAAAAGGTGATGATCAGGACATGCAAAAGATCATGAGCATGAACCTTTCTGGATACCCTATGGAAAAAAAGGCTTTTGTAGGAAAAATACTCAACACGGATGTTGATGTTTATGTGGATATAACGAAGGTGTCCAGTATGCACATGGCAGTAATAGGCACCACTGGAGCGGGTAAAACCACATTTATCAGAAGACTCATAGAGCACGCACAGAGCGAAGGAATTCAGTTTTTCGTTATCGATGTTTTCGGAGAGTATTACGAGAAACTAAAAGTGAACAAAGAACGCATAGAGTATGTAAAGATACCTTATACCCTTTTTCCCATTCAAGCAGAAGACCTAAAAGACATCCTTAGGGCCTACGGTATAGGCATAGAAGAAAGAACAACAGAAGAAAAAGCATTCTTCACGAACCTCAGAAAGTATCTTAAACCAGACCTTGAGCTTATTTGCTACAAAGAGATGAACTTAGAGGAACTTCTTATTTCATCAGCTCCTACCTCTTTAAAGAGCCATGTAAAGGACTTTCTAAACGCCCTTATGCGGGATTTTGGTCCTGCCTCTGTAAAAAATCAGAAAGATGTTTACTTTATGCTTCTTGAGGGGCTAAGATCAAACAAGGATATAGTGGTATTTGACTTTAAAGATGTACTCAACCTTGATGCCAGAACAAACATGGTAGGATTACTCATGAAGGAGGTTTTTATACTTTCAAGGCTTGATGGCAAAAAAAGACTTGTGATACTTGAAGAAGCTCACAACTTTGCCCCAGAAAGGGGTGCTTTAGATGTACCTTTTGGCAGAGAAAACTTGTCTTACCTAATGGCAAAAAGGATAGCTTTAGAAGGTAGGAAGTTCGGTGTTGGCCTTATAGCTATAACCCAGAGGCCAGCTAATATAAGTAAGTACATACTTTCTCAACTGAACACTCAAGCAGTTTTTAGACTTATAACCAAAAACGACCTCGATGCAGTTTCTGTATTTTTCGGAGAAGGACAGATGGAACTTCTCAGGCTCCTACCCTCCTTAAGACCCGGAACGCTCTTCCTCAGTGGTATTGCAGTCCCCTTTAGCATGCTTGTAAGTATAGAACTTTAA
- a CDS encoding GNAT family N-acetyltransferase: MKKQAIDFSIEKASEKDMQELARIYLEGYKGLEEYSYTHMDDVLAYLNWLFRRDVAGIFVAKHNGRIVGFVASDGNWFSKREGKVVGAIHEIVVLPDYRNKGVGKALVEKALEYFKSRGLDTAELWVGEENYPAINFYRSLGFESKDRFNYWIRMVKKIDN, translated from the coding sequence ATGAAGAAACAAGCAATAGATTTTTCCATAGAAAAGGCTTCAGAAAAAGATATGCAAGAGCTTGCACGGATATATCTAGAAGGCTACAAAGGGCTTGAAGAATATTCTTACACACACATGGATGATGTACTGGCTTATTTGAACTGGCTTTTTAGAAGGGATGTAGCAGGTATATTTGTAGCAAAGCATAACGGCAGGATCGTTGGTTTTGTAGCCAGTGATGGAAACTGGTTTAGCAAAAGGGAGGGCAAAGTAGTGGGTGCCATTCATGAGATTGTCGTACTTCCAGATTACAGGAACAAGGGTGTAGGTAAGGCTCTTGTAGAGAAAGCACTAGAGTACTTCAAAAGCAGAGGTCTTGACACCGCTGAGCTGTGGGTGGGGGAAGAAAATTATCCTGCTATAAATTTTTACAGATCTCTTGGTTTTGAAAGCAAAGACAGGTTCAATTACTGGATAAGGATGGTTAAAAAGATAGATAATTAA
- the narG gene encoding dissimilatory nitrate reductase subunit NarH, translating into MREMTRRDLLKVGGLSLTAIASPSFALRVMEPVVKVENPLSSYPNRDWEKFYRDIFKSETTFTFLCAPNDTHNCLLTAHVKNGVITRIEPSYKFGEATDIYGLRASHRWDPRCCNKGLALMRRFYGDRRVKGPMVRKGFYEWYKAGFPRDPKTGKPPEKYFQRGKDKFIKVTWDEVADIIAKTIINIASTYSGEEGRKKLEAQGHYPKPMLDAMEGAGTRTLKFRGSMPFLAVVRYTSPYRFANMLAILDSLIRGVEPDKAIGGRGWDNYAFHTDLAPGHPMVTGQQNTEFDLCMWEHSRLIILWGMNPFTTKMPDCHWLTEARIKGSKVIVISNDYSPTARASDEVIVVRTGTDTALALSIAYVIMKEKLYQDRYVKSFTDMPLLVRMDNGKLLRARDLIPNYQPKPLKKAVVFKPGDPLPPFYKQEKQYIPAPIRNDDMNDFVVWDTKTNSPKVITRDDVGEDFWKLGIDPALHGTYKVKTVDGKEVEVKPLFQVYLEFFGKNYTPKQAELITGVPAKKIEKLAREIAAHPRNLKLAQGMGVNQYLHGDLKDRAMYMICALTDNIGHPTGNIGSYAGNFRLALFNGAPQYLAEDPFNVELDPEKPAKVRFYWKPESAHYYSHDDHPQYMGDHLITGKTHMPTPTKFVWFVDANSILGNAKWKYNIIMNTLPKIECIVTNEWWWSLTCEYSDIVLGVDAWNENKYWDIAGSVTNPFVYVWPKTGHRRFFDTKNDAEAFALVANRLTELTGDERFRNYWKFVLEGKQDIVYVQRVINASSNLRGYKLEDIAKKAHEGIPSLIMTRSYPKYVGEDQTRESKPWYTKSGRLEFYREEPEFMDAGENLPVYREPVDSTHHEPNVIVARPHPLLRPKKPEDYGVSSKEALLNTEWRQARNVLVEPEKLPGTKHPLMVTFGATHIVHTPKYRHSAHTTTGDTDITVLLFGPFGDIYRHDKRMPFVSEAYIDINPKDLEKMGIKDGDYVWVDADPQDRPFVGWQKRPDDYEVGRLLLRARASNNTPPGCAKIWFNMYGSSHGSVRGTKENPNGLAKNPDTGYQSLYRKGSHQSVTRGWFKATLQTDTLIRKNLMGQIIGKGFELDVHGLIGAPREGFCKITKAEDGGIGGKGAWRPLKLGFRPMNASQSLRRYVKGDFIK; encoded by the coding sequence ATGAGAGAGATGACGAGGCGAGACCTTCTAAAGGTGGGTGGTCTTTCCCTTACCGCTATTGCGAGCCCATCTTTCGCTCTTAGGGTTATGGAACCTGTGGTAAAGGTGGAGAATCCTCTGAGCAGTTATCCCAACAGGGACTGGGAGAAGTTTTACAGAGACATTTTTAAATCAGAGACAACCTTCACCTTTTTATGCGCTCCAAACGATACTCACAACTGCCTGCTGACTGCTCATGTCAAAAATGGGGTGATAACAAGGATTGAGCCCTCTTACAAGTTTGGCGAGGCAACAGACATATACGGACTGAGAGCTTCTCACCGTTGGGACCCCAGATGTTGCAACAAAGGTCTTGCTCTAATGAGGAGGTTTTACGGAGATAGAAGGGTCAAGGGTCCTATGGTTAGGAAGGGTTTTTATGAGTGGTACAAGGCAGGATTTCCAAGGGACCCAAAAACAGGTAAACCCCCAGAAAAGTATTTCCAAAGAGGAAAGGATAAGTTTATAAAGGTCACATGGGATGAGGTTGCGGACATAATAGCCAAAACTATTATAAACATAGCCTCAACTTACAGTGGTGAGGAAGGAAGAAAGAAGCTTGAGGCACAGGGACATTATCCTAAGCCCATGCTTGATGCTATGGAAGGGGCTGGAACTAGGACTCTCAAGTTCAGAGGTTCCATGCCCTTTTTAGCTGTGGTGAGGTACACATCTCCCTATAGGTTTGCTAACATGCTTGCCATCTTAGATAGTCTTATAAGGGGAGTGGAACCGGATAAAGCCATTGGAGGGAGAGGCTGGGACAATTACGCTTTTCATACGGACCTTGCACCCGGTCATCCCATGGTCACTGGTCAGCAGAACACCGAATTTGACCTATGTATGTGGGAACACTCCAGGCTCATAATCCTATGGGGTATGAACCCTTTTACTACAAAAATGCCCGACTGTCATTGGCTCACGGAAGCTAGGATAAAAGGTTCAAAGGTTATAGTCATATCCAACGACTACTCACCCACAGCCAGAGCGTCCGATGAAGTGATAGTAGTAAGAACTGGCACCGATACCGCTTTGGCTCTCTCCATAGCCTATGTGATAATGAAGGAAAAGCTTTATCAGGATAGGTATGTCAAGAGCTTTACCGACATGCCTCTTCTTGTGAGAATGGACAATGGTAAGCTCCTCAGAGCAAGAGACTTAATACCCAACTACCAACCTAAGCCCCTCAAGAAGGCTGTTGTGTTCAAGCCAGGGGATCCGCTACCACCCTTTTACAAACAGGAGAAACAGTATATACCTGCGCCAATAAGAAACGATGACATGAATGACTTTGTCGTTTGGGACACGAAGACTAACTCACCAAAGGTCATAACAAGAGATGATGTGGGAGAAGATTTCTGGAAGCTGGGTATAGATCCCGCTCTGCACGGCACTTATAAGGTAAAAACTGTTGATGGTAAGGAGGTAGAGGTAAAGCCCCTATTTCAGGTGTACCTTGAGTTCTTTGGAAAGAACTATACACCCAAACAGGCTGAGTTGATAACAGGCGTTCCTGCAAAGAAGATAGAGAAGCTTGCAAGAGAAATAGCAGCACATCCGAGAAACCTCAAACTCGCTCAGGGAATGGGTGTGAATCAATACTTGCACGGGGATCTAAAAGACAGAGCCATGTACATGATATGTGCCCTGACTGATAACATAGGACACCCTACTGGAAACATAGGATCTTACGCAGGAAACTTTAGGTTAGCTCTCTTTAACGGTGCACCTCAATACCTTGCAGAAGACCCCTTCAATGTAGAGCTTGATCCTGAAAAGCCTGCAAAGGTGAGGTTTTATTGGAAGCCTGAGTCTGCACACTATTACTCTCACGATGACCACCCACAATACATGGGGGACCACCTCATAACGGGTAAGACCCATATGCCCACGCCAACCAAGTTTGTATGGTTTGTTGATGCTAACTCAATTCTTGGAAATGCAAAATGGAAGTACAACATCATAATGAACACTCTGCCCAAAATAGAGTGCATAGTGACCAATGAGTGGTGGTGGTCGCTCACCTGCGAATACTCAGACATAGTACTTGGGGTGGATGCTTGGAACGAGAATAAGTACTGGGACATAGCGGGTTCTGTAACAAATCCTTTTGTGTATGTCTGGCCCAAGACTGGACACAGAAGGTTCTTTGACACCAAAAATGACGCTGAAGCTTTTGCCCTTGTTGCTAATAGGCTTACAGAACTTACGGGGGACGAACGCTTCAGAAACTATTGGAAGTTCGTTTTGGAAGGCAAACAGGACATTGTGTACGTGCAGAGGGTTATAAACGCATCTTCCAATCTAAGAGGATACAAGCTTGAAGATATAGCCAAAAAGGCTCACGAAGGCATTCCTTCTCTCATAATGACGAGAAGCTATCCCAAATATGTGGGAGAAGACCAAACGAGAGAAAGCAAACCTTGGTACACCAAGAGCGGAAGGCTTGAATTCTATAGGGAAGAGCCCGAGTTTATGGACGCAGGAGAAAACCTACCTGTTTACAGAGAGCCTGTGGACTCCACTCACCACGAACCCAATGTGATAGTAGCAAGGCCCCACCCCCTTCTAAGACCTAAGAAACCGGAAGATTACGGTGTTAGCTCAAAAGAGGCTCTGCTTAACACCGAGTGGAGGCAAGCCAGAAATGTACTGGTAGAGCCTGAAAAGCTACCTGGTACCAAACATCCTCTAATGGTTACCTTTGGTGCAACGCACATAGTGCATACTCCCAAGTACAGACACTCCGCTCATACTACAACGGGAGACACGGATATAACGGTGCTTCTCTTTGGACCTTTTGGAGATATATACAGACACGACAAAAGAATGCCCTTTGTCTCAGAGGCTTATATAGACATAAACCCAAAAGACCTTGAAAAGATGGGTATAAAGGACGGTGATTATGTGTGGGTGGATGCAGACCCTCAGGACAGACCCTTTGTGGGATGGCAGAAAAGGCCTGATGATTACGAGGTAGGAAGACTGCTTTTGAGAGCCAGAGCTTCCAATAACACACCGCCGGGATGCGCCAAGATATGGTTTAACATGTACGGTTCTTCTCACGGTTCTGTCAGAGGTACAAAAGAAAATCCTAATGGACTTGCCAAAAATCCCGATACTGGCTACCAATCTCTTTACAGAAAGGGTAGCCATCAGTCTGTTACGAGAGGTTGGTTCAAGGCTACATTGCAAACGGATACCCTCATAAGGAAGAACCTTATGGGTCAGATAATAGGAAAGGGCTTTGAGTTAGATGTTCACGGTCTTATTGGAGCTCCAAGGGAAGGCTTTTGTAAGATAACCAAAGCCGAAGACGGAGGTATAGGTGGTAAGGGTGCGTGGAGACCTCTAAAGCTTGGCTTTAGACCTATGAACGCCAGTCAGTCTCTTAGAAGGTATGTAAAAGGCGATTTCATAAAGTGA